From Hartmannibacter diazotrophicus, a single genomic window includes:
- a CDS encoding SurA N-terminal domain-containing protein codes for MTYDLPADPALLNRPNGGQTGSIERSSAVRSPMRKTIVAAACLLAMAFAASPEPSFAAGGIKVIVNDTAITDYDIAQRTRLYVISQKLSQGAAQKAAMDELIDEALHLQTAKRMGISVPDAEVDSAIATIAGRSNLTTAQFSKAVAQAGLNISTLRDRIKGQLIWGRIVRGQLQRKIKSEKSDFIAQLNASEKNGTSGTADDYILQRVIFTLKKGASKGEIAQRTQEAQQLRARFRSCDAGLETARSIREVAVLNIGRRLAGELPEDVAQRVRDTPVGQLTAPQVTSTGIELYAVCGKEQVSGQAAAAATSFDADALNAQGQEISDKLTRELRQSANIVYR; via the coding sequence ATGACATATGACCTGCCCGCCGATCCGGCATTGCTGAACCGGCCGAATGGCGGCCAGACCGGTTCCATCGAACGATCCAGCGCGGTGCGCTCGCCGATGCGCAAGACAATCGTTGCCGCTGCGTGTCTCCTGGCCATGGCGTTTGCCGCCTCCCCGGAGCCGTCGTTCGCTGCTGGCGGGATCAAGGTGATCGTCAACGACACCGCCATCACGGATTATGATATCGCGCAGCGGACCCGTCTCTACGTCATCTCCCAGAAGCTCAGCCAGGGCGCGGCCCAGAAAGCGGCGATGGATGAACTGATCGACGAGGCGCTGCATCTGCAGACCGCCAAGCGGATGGGCATTTCGGTGCCGGACGCCGAGGTCGACAGTGCGATCGCGACGATTGCCGGACGCAGCAATTTGACCACGGCGCAATTCTCCAAGGCCGTGGCGCAGGCGGGTCTCAACATCTCCACATTGCGCGACCGCATTAAGGGTCAGCTGATCTGGGGCCGGATCGTGCGCGGTCAGCTCCAGCGCAAGATCAAGTCGGAGAAGAGCGATTTCATTGCGCAGCTCAATGCCTCGGAAAAGAACGGGACATCGGGCACGGCGGACGACTACATCCTTCAGCGCGTGATCTTCACGCTGAAGAAGGGTGCAAGCAAGGGCGAGATTGCGCAGCGCACGCAGGAAGCCCAGCAGCTGCGCGCCCGTTTCCGCTCCTGTGATGCCGGACTGGAAACCGCACGCTCGATCCGCGAAGTGGCCGTGCTCAACATCGGACGCCGGCTCGCCGGCGAGTTGCCGGAAGATGTCGCCCAGCGGGTTCGCGATACACCTGTCGGCCAGTTGACGGCGCCGCAGGTGACCTCGACGGGGATCGAGCTCTATGCGGTCTGCGGCAAGGAGCAGGTGAGCGGTCAGGCCGCTGCCGCCGCGACGAGTTTTGACGCGGATGCGCTGAATGCGCAGGGCCAGGAGATTTCCGACAAGCTGACCCGTGAGCTGCGGCAGTCCGCCAATATCGTCTATCGCTGA
- a CDS encoding LPS-assembly protein LptD: MSPAISLLKKKWLGSVRMPSHIRARRLPAKAVSAVVLALSLMVGAGVATTSAAPDTSSDSQLDSQRMLLESDTLIYDLDDQKVTAVGSVAIYYANHVVTADKVEVDRRAKTVTAIGNVILTDPSGNVVRSDHVQLSDDLSEGLIQQLELRTAEGAAFRASRVVRTVNDRTEFDDGVYEACVDCDGIPGKKPLWTIKARKVIHKQADKTVTLQDATFEFAGMPIAWLPRLTQPDPTVRRKTGFLIPTPVYKETLGAGITVPYFWALAPNMDFTFRPAVYSKQGFLADVEWRHRVDNGKYTVRLAGIDQASPGAFSGSSGDTDWRGAIFSTGDFKINKQWSWGWDVAVASDRAFLHDYDLPKASNDAAISDIYLTGIGDRNYFDARFYGIFVQQEDDPTTGLPQDVDLQEKQPFVHPVVDYSGILEQPVFGGQLSYDTNFTSLTREKDDIFSFNGGLNQRFRGVGGTFSRLSVDTLWKRQVTDSLGQVFTPFVGLNADAFFLNTWSSSTAGLSDDQVIGRVMPMVGLEYRFPFLVTSPSTSSVISPVAQLIARPNEMSVGDVPNEDAQSLVFDETSLFDINKFSGFDRTEGGTRLNVGFTQTTDFAWGGSLSSVIGQSFQIAGQNSYAVNNIYETGSDSGLESDASDYVAGLTLDTAQGLLFGARARFDHSSFEVARAEAQVVGLAGPLTTSLTYAFLDAQPDLGVDKRSEIQGAANLQLTRNWRMFGTARFDIINDDFVRTGIGFGYDEESFSASVAYTEDRTDSTDGTNRTIFFRLGFKTLGDVSTSADLQN, from the coding sequence ATGAGTCCCGCCATCTCCCTTCTGAAAAAGAAGTGGCTCGGCTCTGTCCGAATGCCATCGCACATCCGTGCCCGCAGGCTGCCGGCGAAGGCGGTCTCCGCTGTTGTCCTCGCGCTGTCGCTGATGGTCGGCGCGGGCGTTGCCACGACGTCCGCCGCGCCGGACACATCCAGCGACAGCCAGCTTGATTCCCAGCGCATGCTGCTGGAATCGGACACGCTGATCTACGATCTGGACGATCAGAAGGTGACGGCCGTCGGTTCCGTCGCCATCTATTATGCAAACCATGTGGTGACCGCGGACAAGGTCGAGGTGGACCGCCGCGCAAAGACCGTCACCGCCATCGGCAACGTGATCCTGACGGATCCGAGCGGCAACGTGGTGCGGTCCGATCATGTGCAGCTATCCGACGATCTCAGCGAAGGTTTGATCCAGCAACTCGAGTTGCGCACGGCCGAGGGCGCCGCCTTCCGTGCAAGCCGGGTCGTTCGGACGGTCAACGACAGGACGGAATTCGACGACGGCGTCTACGAGGCCTGCGTCGACTGCGACGGCATCCCCGGCAAGAAGCCGCTTTGGACGATCAAGGCGCGCAAGGTCATCCACAAGCAGGCGGACAAGACGGTCACCCTGCAAGATGCGACCTTCGAGTTCGCGGGCATGCCGATAGCCTGGTTGCCTCGGCTGACGCAGCCGGACCCGACGGTGCGGCGCAAGACCGGCTTCCTGATCCCGACACCCGTCTACAAGGAGACGCTCGGTGCCGGAATCACGGTTCCGTATTTCTGGGCGCTCGCGCCGAATATGGATTTCACCTTCCGTCCGGCCGTCTATTCCAAGCAGGGTTTCCTTGCCGATGTCGAATGGCGGCATCGCGTCGACAACGGCAAATATACCGTGCGCCTTGCGGGCATCGATCAGGCGAGCCCCGGAGCCTTCTCCGGCAGTTCCGGCGATACGGACTGGCGCGGCGCGATCTTCTCGACGGGCGATTTCAAGATCAACAAGCAATGGTCGTGGGGCTGGGACGTGGCGGTCGCGTCCGATCGCGCTTTCCTCCACGACTACGATCTGCCCAAGGCCAGCAATGACGCGGCCATCTCGGATATCTACCTGACGGGCATTGGTGACCGGAACTATTTCGACGCCCGCTTCTACGGCATTTTCGTGCAGCAGGAGGACGATCCGACCACCGGCCTGCCGCAGGACGTGGACCTGCAGGAAAAGCAGCCCTTCGTCCATCCGGTCGTCGACTATTCGGGAATTCTCGAGCAGCCCGTCTTCGGCGGTCAGCTTTCCTATGACACCAATTTCACGAGCCTGACGCGCGAGAAGGACGACATCTTCTCGTTCAACGGCGGTCTCAATCAGCGTTTCAGGGGCGTCGGCGGCACATTCTCGCGCTTGTCGGTCGATACGCTGTGGAAGCGGCAGGTGACCGATTCCCTTGGCCAGGTCTTCACGCCGTTCGTCGGCCTCAATGCCGATGCCTTCTTCCTGAACACTTGGTCGAGCAGCACCGCCGGACTTTCGGACGATCAGGTCATCGGGCGGGTCATGCCGATGGTGGGGCTGGAGTATCGCTTCCCCTTCCTCGTCACGAGCCCCTCCACCTCGAGCGTGATTTCGCCGGTGGCGCAGCTGATTGCCAGACCGAACGAAATGTCGGTCGGCGACGTTCCCAACGAGGATGCGCAGAGCCTTGTCTTCGACGAGACGTCGCTCTTCGACATCAACAAGTTCTCGGGCTTCGACCGGACCGAAGGCGGCACACGGCTTAACGTCGGCTTCACGCAGACGACCGATTTCGCCTGGGGCGGATCGCTGTCCTCGGTCATCGGCCAATCGTTCCAGATCGCGGGCCAGAACTCCTATGCGGTCAACAACATCTATGAAACGGGTTCCGACTCGGGCCTGGAATCGGATGCGTCCGACTATGTCGCGGGCCTGACGCTCGACACCGCCCAGGGACTGCTCTTCGGGGCCAGGGCCCGCTTCGATCATTCCTCCTTCGAGGTTGCCCGCGCCGAGGCACAGGTGGTTGGCCTCGCCGGGCCTTTGACGACATCCCTCACCTATGCCTTCCTCGATGCCCAGCCGGATCTCGGCGTCGACAAGCGGTCGGAAATCCAGGGTGCCGCCAATCTGCAGTTGACGCGGAACTGGCGCATGTTCGGGACGGCCCGGTTCGACATCATCAACGACGATTTCGTCAGGACTGGCATCGGTTTCGGCTATGACGAGGAATCCTTCTCCGCGTCGGTGGCCTATACGGAAGACAGAACGGATTCGACCGACGGGACAAACCGGACGATTTTCTTCCGTCTCGGGTTCAAGACTCTCGGGGATGTCTCGACGAGTGCCGACCTGCAAAATTGA
- a CDS encoding LptF/LptG family permease: MRRISVYLFARTAIASVSILAVLTAIIWVTQALRRFDLVTAKGQALLSYLSMTLLAVPFLISIAAPFALAIGMIVVLNSAHADSELVAMNAAGASHRQILRPFLLLAVLTGLLVTFIAAWGAPKSLQLLRDYTTAVRADVLTNIAQPGRFMEVDENFVFHIRNRAPDGSVEGLFIYDSRRPDITFTYTAERGRFVEALGKTLMVMENGTIERIKHPGEASTFVAFGSYAFDLSSLQPEGGEVSYKVNELTIDQLLALTPDDPLMKSNADEVASEIHSRLASFFYPMAMVLAVFFFLGFPMTTRDGRVMTITLALLFATIVRLLGFAASGVASNDIRLLPLVYAVPIVLLVGLGAIVALRTKSFTFGSLEGAIADGVARFFPGKASSGGGMQP; the protein is encoded by the coding sequence ATGCGGCGTATCAGCGTTTATCTCTTTGCAAGAACGGCGATCGCGAGTGTTTCGATTCTGGCGGTCCTGACCGCGATCATCTGGGTCACGCAGGCCCTGCGACGTTTCGACCTTGTCACGGCCAAGGGACAGGCGCTGCTGTCCTACCTCAGCATGACGCTCCTGGCCGTTCCCTTTCTCATCTCCATCGCCGCCCCATTCGCGTTGGCGATCGGGATGATCGTGGTGCTCAACAGCGCCCATGCCGACAGCGAACTCGTCGCCATGAACGCTGCGGGGGCCTCGCACCGGCAGATTCTGAGGCCGTTCCTTCTGCTCGCCGTGCTGACCGGCCTGCTCGTCACCTTCATCGCCGCCTGGGGCGCGCCGAAGAGCCTGCAGCTGCTTCGCGACTACACGACCGCCGTGCGCGCCGATGTCCTGACCAACATCGCCCAACCGGGCCGCTTCATGGAGGTGGACGAGAATTTCGTCTTCCATATCCGCAACCGCGCTCCGGACGGCTCCGTGGAAGGCCTTTTCATCTACGATTCGCGACGGCCGGACATCACCTTCACCTACACCGCCGAGCGGGGCCGTTTTGTCGAGGCGCTGGGCAAGACGCTGATGGTGATGGAAAACGGCACCATCGAGCGGATCAAGCACCCCGGCGAAGCAAGCACCTTCGTTGCCTTCGGGTCCTATGCGTTCGATCTTTCCTCGCTGCAGCCGGAGGGGGGCGAGGTCAGCTACAAGGTCAACGAGCTGACCATCGATCAGCTGCTGGCGCTCACGCCCGACGACCCGCTGATGAAGTCGAACGCCGACGAGGTGGCCTCGGAAATACATTCGCGCCTTGCCTCATTCTTCTATCCGATGGCCATGGTCCTGGCGGTCTTCTTCTTCCTCGGATTTCCCATGACGACGCGTGACGGGCGCGTGATGACGATTACCCTGGCACTGCTTTTTGCAACCATCGTGCGTCTTCTCGGGTTCGCGGCGTCCGGTGTCGCCTCGAACGACATCCGCCTGCTGCCCCTCGTCTATGCGGTGCCGATCGTGCTGCTTGTCGGGCTTGGCGCCATCGTCGCGCTGAGGACGAAGTCCTTCACGTTCGGCTCTCTGGAGGGGGCCATTGCCGATGGTGTGGCTCGCTTCTTCCCCGGCAAGGCGTCATCCGGCGGGGGCATGCAGCCATGA
- the lptG gene encoding LPS export ABC transporter permease LptG has protein sequence MIGRTLFRYIGFLFLKWILGLLVGAVLLAFLIDLLELLRSTADRPDFEPLTVLAVSALRVPLIAEDILPFAVLLGSMAALLNLSRRSELAVSRAAGLSVWQFTAPGLVVAIVIGIIATTLYNPLATRLKADSDRLASSGVAGRAVALLSDSSSATWLRQHTDEGDAVIKVAGIADGGRILLDPIFWEFDKTGRLARRIEASGATLGTKLFRLSDARIFEPNAEPQTKSTMVVPTTLTPEQVNQRLAAPNSVSFWALPEMARQAVNAGLPTSRFELQFDVLLLRPALLAAMTLIAATVSLGMSRRGNVGRMILGGVTAGFMLYVLTEVFGDLGSEGLVNPLIAAIAPAFIALSLGSTVLLFREDG, from the coding sequence ATGATCGGCCGGACGCTCTTCCGCTATATCGGGTTTCTGTTCCTCAAGTGGATCCTCGGTCTCCTGGTGGGGGCGGTGCTGCTCGCCTTCCTCATCGATCTGCTCGAACTCCTGAGGTCGACGGCCGACAGGCCGGATTTCGAGCCTTTGACCGTCCTTGCCGTCTCCGCGCTGCGCGTGCCGCTCATTGCCGAAGACATCCTGCCCTTCGCGGTTCTGCTCGGCTCGATGGCTGCCCTTCTCAACCTGTCGCGTCGCTCGGAGCTTGCGGTCAGCAGGGCGGCGGGGCTGTCAGTCTGGCAGTTCACGGCCCCCGGCCTCGTCGTTGCGATTGTCATCGGGATTATCGCGACGACGCTCTACAACCCGCTGGCGACACGGCTCAAGGCCGACTCGGACCGTCTCGCCTCGAGCGGGGTGGCGGGCCGTGCCGTGGCGCTCCTCAGCGATTCCTCCAGCGCCACCTGGCTGCGCCAGCATACGGACGAAGGCGATGCGGTGATCAAGGTCGCCGGAATAGCCGATGGCGGCCGCATCCTGCTCGATCCCATTTTCTGGGAGTTCGACAAGACGGGGCGACTTGCGCGGCGGATCGAGGCCTCGGGCGCGACGCTCGGAACGAAGCTCTTCAGGCTGTCGGACGCCCGCATCTTCGAACCCAATGCCGAACCGCAGACGAAGTCCACGATGGTCGTGCCCACGACGCTCACGCCAGAGCAGGTGAATCAGCGCCTTGCCGCGCCGAATTCGGTGTCGTTCTGGGCGTTGCCTGAAATGGCCCGGCAGGCCGTGAATGCGGGTCTGCCAACGTCCCGGTTCGAGTTGCAGTTCGACGTTCTTCTGCTTCGCCCTGCCCTCTTGGCCGCCATGACGCTTATTGCGGCAACGGTATCTCTGGGGATGAGCCGGCGAGGCAACGTCGGGCGGATGATTCTCGGTGGCGTCACGGCCGGCTTCATGCTTTATGTGCTCACGGAAGTCTTTGGCGATCTTGGCAGTGAGGGCCTGGTGAATCCGTTGATAGCCGCTATTGCCCCCGCCTTTATCGCGTTGTCGCTGGGGTCTACGGTGCTTTTGTTCAGGGAGGATGGATGA